The following proteins are encoded in a genomic region of Cryptococcus neoformans var. neoformans JEC21 chromosome 2 sequence:
- a CDS encoding Golgi to plasma membrane transport-related protein, putative, translating into MDIDIDRWSEDERMDEDLGGKHMHEERQDGDGDEVMGDGEGTADVYEEEEERIDMDPPTRAEPVDVAPAQASIFSHPPSEVQNASSRTPELEMRAATPGLLDAEQRNLPQSSAADDEPLAVDPLVAAHFPADSVASIATYEQEVTHSDTKSGESNIHETGKQELLGEVNDVLAADSTALEEGTDVALAPDARVSVDGSTTDPVRNDFVATSSSAIAAPQRDSSMIKEEKIAPTSNDVYEDDAEYDGEQDYYDDEPLTPENLPSIILHLPASALPASLSPARALFASVESDPGQIPVWLKNRQLELAEASLADVWGAIRAECAKEGLINSAGDGMVITEKLMDLKMSEDDVNLQSITFLELMNLYHGCDLPEPVQLHLSWESSRFITRFNAIQSELEAARSRSTSEEPPHDQENQDYSGVKGHTEKKLESSGGDDDDDEYEEYVEEEAAYDDEPENIGESVEDEYTDEEGRQAASDKNHDGELQDFDLSVDNSKDVSARALHRPLETTQVRPLELPVTDSKPAVNAAGREGNEDKNDIVEVLDNSEADVDAVWPEESEEKDPADNLLPESLAAGSPQATERNQADSTRESVVDASSTPGDGQADFDAGAEDDGSSNEYQDFSERSKENFDFREEDSPVSKDASSSVAHLSPKVSAGQDSLSSYTVSDEAGFVLVSESDKSKLTAEQAEPSRLPAIVEKSDPKNAETGAGMEMKVEETSKSARHAGVGENDDADHLSSRLEVENDAGLVGDTAEAGPRRDALADVEVTPNEDEAIGDVEYEDEEELVKDIGDDDEGGYETNEGTLDDDEEGKAIRASIPEEETAVNADLIVENDDTTTAPKRSYDSEGEEGENKRTRKD; encoded by the exons ATGGACATTGATATCGATCGGTGGTCGGAAGACGAGCGAATGGACGAAGACCTGGGGGGCAAACACATGCACGAAGAGCGGCAAGACGgggatggtgatgaagtTATGGGCGATGGAGAAGGCACAGCTGATGTgtacgaagaagaagaagaaaggattGACATGGACCCTCCCACGCGAGCGGAACCTGTCGATGTCGCTCCTGCGCAAGCCTCAATATTTTCCCACCCACCTTCAGAAGTGCAGAATGCCTCCTCTCGTACTCCTGAGCTTGAGATGCGTGCTGCAACGCCTGGATTGTTGGACGCAGAACAGCGCAATCTGCCACAGTCGTCAGCAGCAGACGACGAGCCCTTAGCGGTTGACCCTCTGGTAGCTGCTCATTTTCCTGCCGATTCAGTAGCCTCGATCGCTACTTACGAACAGGAAGTGACACATAGCGATACAAAATCCGGCGAAAGTAATATTCATGAAACAGGAAAGCAAGAGCTCCTTGGAGAGGTGAATGACGTTTTGGCGGCTGACTCTACTGCGTTAGAAGAGGGAACAGACGTCGCGCTAGCTCCCGATGCCCGCGTGTCTGTTGACGGTTCCACGACCGACCCAGTGCGAAATGACTTTGTAGCTACGTCTTCAAGTGCCATTGCTGCACCTCAGCGTGACTCTTCAAtgatcaaagaagaaaaaatcGCGCCCACCTCTAACGACGTGTATGAAGACGATGCGGAATACGATGGCGAGCAGGATTATTACGATGACGAGCCATTAACCCCGGAGAATCTTCCATCTATTATTCTGCATCTTCCCGCGAGCGCTTTGCCTGCTTCCTTGTCTCCCGCGCGCGCTCTGTTTGCCAGTGTCGAGAGCGATCCCGGGCAGATTCCTGTGTGGCTCAAGAATCGACAATTAGAGCTAGCTGAAGCAAGTCTGGCGGACGTTTGGGGTGCAATACGGGCAGAATGCGCAAAGGAAGGATTAATCAATAGTGCAGGTGATGGAATGGTGATAACTGAGAAACTTATGGATCTTAAGATGTCTGAG GATGATGTGAATCTCCAATCGATAACATTTTTGGAACTTATGAACCTTTATCATGGTTGTGATCTACCTGAACCCGTCCAGCTTCACTTGTCCTGGGAATCTTCCAGGTTTATTACGAGGTTCAACGCTATTCAGTCAGAGTTGGAAGCTGCTAGAAGTAGAAGTACCAGCGAAGAACCGCCTCATGATCAAGAAAATCAGGATTACAGTGGAGTGAAAGGTCACACAGAAAAGAAGCTCGAAAGCAGCGgaggcgatgatgatgatgatgaatatGAGGAATAcgtagaggaagaggcagccTATGACGATGAACCCGAGAATATAGGTGAGAgtgttgaggatgagtacaccgatgaagaaggtagGCAAGCGGCTTCAGACAAGAATCATGATG GGGAATTGCAAGATTTTGACCTTAGTGTTGATAACTCTAAAGACGTATCCGCCCGAGCATTACATC GACCTTTGGAAACCACCCAAGTCCGACCACTTGAACTCCCAGTCACGGATTCAAAACCGGCAGTCAATGCTGCTGGCAGAG AAGGCAATGAAGACAAGAATGATATTGTCGAAGTTTTGGACAATAGCGAGGCAGATGTCGATGCTGTTTGGCCGGAAGAGTCCGAAGAGAAAGATCCAGCGGATAATTTACTTCCTGAGA GCCTTGCTGCTGGATCACCTCAGGCAACCGAGAGGAATCAAGCTGATTCGACTCGCGAATCAGTGGTCGATGCATCATCAACGCCAGGAGATGGTCAAGCAGATTTTGATGCTGGagctgaagatgatggtAGCTCGAACGAGTACCAAGATTTTTCGGAGCGCTCCAAAGAGAACTTTGACTttagagaagaagatagtCCTGTTTCAAAAGatgcttcatcttcagtGGCTCATTTGTCTCCAAAGGTCTCAGCCGGCCAGGATTCCTTATCAAGTTACACTGTTTCGGATGAAGCCGGCTTCGTCCTTGTTTCTGAATCGGACAAATCCAAACTGACTGCTGAACAGGCGGAACCGTCTAGACTTCCAGCCATCGTAGAAAAAAGCGACCCGAAGAATGCTGAGACTGGCGCGGGAATGGAAATGAAGGTCGAAGAGACGAGCAAGTCAGCGAGGCATGCCGGGGTAGGTGAAAACGACGACGCCGatcatctttcctccagACTCGAAGTGGAAAACGACGCAGGTCTTGTGGGAGACACAGCCGAAGCAG GCCCACGCAGGGACGCTCTAGCTGATGTGGAAGTCACTCCAAATGAGGACGAAGCTATTGGTGATGTTGAAtatgaggacgaggaagagcttgtAAAAGAcattggagatgatgacgagggaGGATATGAGACGAATGAAGGGACGttggatgacgatgaagaaggcaaggcAATAAGGGCAAGCATaccagaagaggagactGCGGTGAATGCCGATCTCATTGTGGAAAATGATGACACAACGACAGCACCTAAAAGGTCGTATGATagtgaaggagaggaaggcgaaaacaaaaggacgaggaaggacTAA
- a CDS encoding phospholipid metabolism-related protein, putative: protein MAHGLFHAYPPPSRACLLEWLAENLVYTSPSLTIQPMSSSSGYRIVAERDIEIGELLLSLPKHSILSHQTASLSAITHLSSASHTILNLSLCLLHEIRLSVNSKFYGYLQSLPRDMGAGLPLFWQTGEGVEVEDGERGLQWLKSTEAEKELRKSERQGLSLSDVYAFYLRTSHLLPPTPTDPLPSPFLAFVHAYTLISTRAFLIDLYHLTALCPFADLLNHSAVPHTCLASDDFVCYICGSLNVCEHDLSRPDGLDENGTPRRLAHLSQMEIARLKNENDNIEMRLERPVRKGEEVFNTYGDVGDGRLLAEYGFIGEEFADKGLTWEMEDIFPNSRELHFNITGQGWVDLCKQLSSVTCHGDGLSNWTEGFGDVDDGLLCPQEPSDPGLLNLDQSARLSIVMFALCHLRVDQGAIPSDEHLIIEYFQYVTAGVVPELARSWTELQQTGVIKTYQPSTTTIRTARFVYQLLQSRLNAMYKPQLSQAELLDFRDSLDPIKDKRQILGLTLAINERGLLQSASNKWLQFLSAFEEQ from the exons ATGGCCCATGGACTCTTCCACGCCTATCCGCCCCCATCGAGAGCCTGCCTCCTCGAATGGCTCGCTGAAAACCTTGTCTATACCTCCCCATCTCTCACTATCCAGCCCATGAGCTCATCATCCGGCTACAGGATTGTTGCAGAAAGAGACATCGAAATTGGCGAACTGC TGCTATCTTTACCAAAGCACTCTATCCTGTCGCACCAGACAGCCTCTCTCTCAGCTATTACTCATTTATCCTCAGCCTCGCATACCATCCTGAatctttctctttgccTACTCCATGAGATACGCCTGAGCGTCAATTCCAAGTTCTATGGCTATTTACAAAGCCTTCCACGGGACATGGGAGCAGGTCTCCCCCTTTTCTGGCAGACAGGAGAGGGTGTCGAAGTCGAAGATGGGGAGAGAGGATTACAATGGCTGAAAAGCACCGAGGCCGAAAAGGAATTACGCAAATCCGAAAGACAAGGTCTCTCACTG TCCGACGTTTATGCTTTCTATCTGCGCACGTCACACCTCCTTCCCCCCACCCCAACTGACCCATTGCCATCCCCCTTCCTAGCATTTGTTCATGCCTATACCCTTATCTCCACTCGTGCATTTCTAATCGATCTGTATCATCTCACTGCATTATGCCCCTTTGCGGATTTGTTAAATCACTCTGCTGTCCCCCATACATGTCTGGCTTCTGACGACTTCGTTTGTTATATTTGCGGGTCGTTAAACGTCTGCGAGCATGACTTATCCCGTCCGGATGGGCTAGATGAGAATGGAACACCTCGAAGACTGGCGCATTTGTCACAAATGGAGATAGCACGGCTGAAAAACGAAAATGACAACATCGAAATGCGTCTAGAAAGGCCAGTGagaaaaggtgaagaggtGTTTAATACATATGGAGATGTTGGCGACGGACGTTTGCTTGCAGAATATGGTTTCATCGGAGAAGAGTTTGCCGACAAGGGCCTTACctgggaaatggaggacATTTTCCCCAATTCTCGCGAACTTCATTTCAATATCACTGGGCAAGGTTGGGTGGACCTTTGCAAGCAACTTTCATCAGTCACATGCCATGGTGACGGATTGAGTAATTGGACTGAAGGCTTCGGAGACGTCGACGACGGTCTGCTATGCCCGCAAGAACCCAGCGATCCAGGCTTACTAAATCTTGATCAGTCTGCTAGGCTTTCAATCGTCATGTTTGCACTCTGTCATCTGCGTGTCGACCAGGGCGCCATACCGTCCGACGAACATCTCATCATCGAGTATTTTCAGTATGTTACGGCTGGCGTAGTACCAGAGCTGGCACGGAGCTGGACCGAATTGCAACAAACGGGCGTAATAAAAACTTATCAACCGTCAACTACGACCATACGGACGGCGAGGTTTGTCTATCAGCTGCTTCAGTCTAGATTGAATGCTATGTACAAACCACAGCTATCGCAGGCAGAACTCTTAGATTTTCGCGAC TCTTTGGACCCCATCAAGGATAAACGTCAGATCTTGGGGTTGACTCTAGCAATCAACGAGCGAGGGCTATTGCAGTCGGCATCGAATAAATGGCTACAGTTTCTGTCTGCATTTGAGGAGCAGTAG
- a CDS encoding expressed protein produces the protein MSSRPELRLPSPSAIFDEDSGDGLSFAAPSTSTIVTSHSASSRRSSTIRNHLNDSDIIRQSSTAPNYRAASSIAGSSTRIITPSVLESPSISIGIERGNAPSYKRKEVNSKHSQYDVAEKTARQDVKMRKSVKKENTDLKSADHKPVAHVDQMGSSQVASSSSRKRGQPHDTDNTIKAIEAGRIKRKHGMKTQSDGEARFEAYQAQLRQQSDAIVTQQMQMDTKGRQRQQYQKKSPHSLSTLDKSTVIPSQPATSVHKRAKKAKVDPMYKRPARGRSHCPKTIMDRCDRAMSQRMFMIERVPYANAPNQVDFFKVLGSTGNVYTVTIGNFPNCDCPDCIKGNSPCKHIIFVFLKVLKVPEDSSIWYQKGLTAAEVQWVFRHAPPAPTGSVAVPPSVRDAYLRATGNLPEQVTSTSGDNEHFDGKRIKAIGEDCPVCYEEMTQQDDVNEKLVYDDSLSGCGRPLHAECFRMWAVTAKKSGKDVTCVWCRNEWPTGTTGGKGKSKMNEPSYDSMGYLNMASIAGMRRSRDTSTYHRGWRFRNDDSDDDCF, from the exons ATGTCTTCCAGACCAGAGCTTCGCCTGCCATCGCCCTCCGCTATTTTCGATGAGGATAGTGGTGATGGCCTCTCATTCGCCGCTCCTAGCACATCCACCATTGTCACCTCTCATTCTGCATCATCACGGCGATCTTCGACGATAAGAAATCATCTTAATGACTCTGATATTATAAGACAATCATCCACGGCTCCTAATTACCGAGCAGCATCTTCTATAGCTGGTAGTTCCACCCGCATAATCACGCCTAGCGTCTTGGAATCGCCATCAATATCGATTGGGATCGAAAGGGGAAACGCTCCATCCTataaaaggaaagaggttaATTCCAAACATTCTCAGTACGATGTAGCCGAAAAAACGGCTAGACAGGATGTGAAAATGCGCAAGTCagtcaagaaggaaaacaCAGACCTCAAAAGCGCAGACCACAAGCCCGTCGCCCACGTTGACCAGATGGGCTCGTCACAGGTtgcctcatcttcttcccgaAAAAGAGGGCAGCCCCATGATACAGACAACACCATCAAGGCCATTGAAGCGGGTCGAATCAAGCGGAAACATGGAATGAAGACCCAGTCAGATGGCGAGGCGAGATTTGAGGCGTACCAAGCTCAACTGCGACAACAGTCAGACGCTATCGTCACGCAACAAATGCAAATGGATACGAAAGGACGCCAACGGCAGCAATACCAGAAAAAGAGTCCTCATTCACTGTCTACCCTTGATAAATCTACGGTCATTCCTTCACAGCCTGCTACATCAGTGCATAAACGAGCCAAAAAGGCGAAGGTTGACCCGATGTATAAACGGCCGGCAAG AGGGCGTAGCCATTGTCCGAAAACAATTATGGACAGAT GCGATCGTGCGATGTCTCAACGCATGTTTATGATTGAACGTGTGCCTTACGCCAATGCGCCTAATCAAGTGGATTTCTTCAAAGTT CTCGGCTCCACGGGCAACGTATAT ACCGTGACCATCGGCAACTTTCCCAATTGTGATTGTCCAGATTGCATCAAAGGTAACTCTCCTTGCAAGCATATCATTTTTGTCTT CCTCAAAGTACTCAAAGTGCCCGAAGATTCTAGTATCTGGTATCAAAAGGGCCTGACA GCTGCCGAGGTTCAGTGGGTTTTTCGACATGCCCCTCCTGCACCTACTGGTTCAGTTGCCGTTCCTCCTAGTGTGCGAGATGCTTATCTACGTGCGACTGGAAATTTACCTGAGCAAGTTACTTCAACATCCGGTGACAATGAACACTTTGATGGGAAAAGAATCAAAGCGATTGGGGAAGATTGCCCGGT ATGCTACGAGGAAATGACTCAACAGGATGATGTCAACGAAAAACTGGTTTATGACGATTCCCTTAGTGGATGTGGCCGTC CCTTACACGCTGAATGTTTCAGGATGTGGGCGGTAACCGCT AAAAAATCTGGAAAAGATGTTACGTGTGTTTGGTGTCGAAATGAATGGCCTACTGGCACTACTGGcggaaaaggcaaaagcaAGATGAATGAACCATCGTACGATTCAATGGGATA CCTCAATATGGCCAGCATTGCGGGTATGAGGAGATCGCGAGATACTAG CACCTATCATCGTGGTTGGCGGTTTCGAAATGACGATAGCGACGACGATTGTTTTTGA
- a CDS encoding expressed protein — protein MATTPVSTDLGPVTASVTATLFDVIATSISSVSVGETPYETQTLAGSNDTTLFDGGMGMPDTASGDSEGSYILNTFIGLFIVLASSVFNALGLNMTKLDHVRQQSIPKGQRKKEYLRLLWLSGMGMYIASQVFGSPLALRYLRPDWVAPLGSSSLVFNFLFAYWLVGTPVTTSDIRGTAVIILGVILIIVFSSINHGLQQSLSIERLNSLWSRPAWLAYFIVVVLFTASAYIVSLLLQSLLSSRASFSPLASPSLELPVSRSSSPNPFVKTYRKLTGNWGKFERFAVGKLEVIFQRTDDVKVTWLQGIGWAVAGGSLAGLCLVFTKAVVKIMWLPGHPLVHPSALISLLLVILTAVLQIVCLNRAIVCADTVVVVPLFYAGYTVFGFVNSLIFYDEIKQYARWVLIVVFLSIAVLISGVVLLSLKSSANTSSDPYTVSTQPTGSMRLRPRAPKSETIAETENDEAGPSAYRKEEDDEEYEGVSGPRDVLWEVGSVSDHSGDDGHDAEEEGTGRGVGGVKGGTGERRGLLGEEEQDVHEGEDKEGAAGNPFEEGDDGFGEYEGVNVEEEQSTEHR, from the exons ATGGCAACAACACCTGTTTCCACGGATCTTGGGCCAGTAACGGCCAGCGTCACGGCCACTCTTTTCGACGTCATTGCCacttcaatctcttcaGTCTCGGTCGGCGAAACACCCTATGAAACACAAACTCTAGCTGGGTCAAATGACACTACCCTGTTTGATGGAGGTATGGGAATGCCAGACACGGCATCCGGGGATAGCGAGGGAAGCTACATTCTA AATACATTTATTGGCCTTTTTATAGTCCTTGCATCCTCCGTATTCAATGCCCTAGGGTTGAATATGACCAAATTAGATCATGTGAGGCAGCAAAGCATTCCAAAagggcagaggaagaaggaatacTTGCGGTTGCTTTGGTTATCGGGAATGGGAATGTACAT AGCTTCACAAGTTT TTGGATCGCCATTAGCACTTCGCTACCTTCGTCCTGACTGGGTCGCGCCCTTGGGCTCGTCATCCCTCGTTTTCAACTTTCTCTTCGCCTACTGGCTTGTCGGTACTC CGGTCACTACTTCTGATATAAGAGGAACGGCAGTGATCATACTGGGTGTCATTCTGATTATCGTCTTTTCCAGTATCAATCATGGGCTGCAGCAAAGTCTTAGTATCGAGCG CTTGAATTCACTCTGGTCCCGACCTGCTTGGCTAGCCTATTTCATCGTGGTTGTACTTTTCACCGCCAGTGCCTACATTGTATCCCTACTGCTCCAGTCACTGCTCTCATCCCGtgcatccttctccccccTTGCGTCACCGTCCCTCGAGCTCCCCGTCTCCaggtcatcatcacctAATCCCTTTGTAAAGACGTACAGGAAACTGACAGGTAATTGGGGAAAGTTTGAGAGATTTGCAGTAGGGAAATTGGAAGTCATTTTCCAAAGGACAGATGATGTCAAGGTGACTTGGTTGCAAGGGATTGGGTGGGCGGTGGCTGGTGGAAGTTTGGCAGGGCTATGTCTTGTGTTTACAAAGGCGGTAGTCAAGATCATGTGGCTACCTGGACATCCG CTTGTACATCCCTCGGCTTTGATCAGTCTTTTGCTTGTCATCTTAACGGCTGTGTTGCAGATCGTTTGTCTGAATAGGGCAATCGTCTGCGCTGATACTGTTGTTGTGGTGCCTCTTTTCTACGCCGGTTACACTGTCTTCGG TTTTGTCAACTCTTTAATATTCTACGACGAAATCAAGCAGTACGCACGCTGGGTGCTGATTGTCGTTTTCCTCTCTATCGCCGTTCTCATCTCTGGAGTtgttctcctttctcttaAATCATCGGCCAACACTTCATCCGACCCGTATACGGTCTCAACACAACCAACAGGTAGTATGCGCCTACGGCCACGTGCACCCAAATCTGAAACGATTGCTGAAACTGAAAATGACGAGGCGGGCCCATCAGCTTATcgcaaagaggaagatgatgaggagtaCGAAGGGGTTTCTGGGCCAAGGGATGTGCTTTGGGAAGTGGGCAGTGTGAGCGACCATTCAGGGGATGATGGACACGatgctgaagaggaaggaacgGGGAGAGGTGTTGGCGGAGTGAAAGGAGGTACgggcgaaagaagaggtttattgggagaagaagagcaggacGTTCACGAAGGAGAGGATAAAGAAGGCGCAGCAGGAAATCCgtttgaagagggagatgacGGGTTTGGGGAGTACGAAGGGGTTAAcgtggaggaagagcaaagTACAGAACACAGATAG
- a CDS encoding ribosomal protein L4, putative, whose product MKRAARLVPAVSQPLRPSPRLAYILRPTPGPSSSPLALHAVRFASTAVPPAAAQPLESPQDVPPNISFEGLADEADGEIERALAESDANLATWFPTLSGRHEPILLPVSSLASSTPTLPSGSNVVIALPPDVFAQPIRRDILHRCVVWYLSQLRSGTKSTKSRSTVAYSGRKLIPQKGTGKARAGDASSGTRRGGAPIHPIFPKNWAQALPRKVRELGMRVALSSKLKAGLLRVVPNLNEAGWKGTNEAKRALADALTFPEVEDSEMQATKTNTEPVAQDAVQAVEKVNELEGTVPEATSSAIKPGFIPRFGPAKDLSVLFLYSPFKPSDEIADFVRVTRNIPGVEVLSTEEVQVYDILKYRWLVMEGEAVDWFGDDVFGVDGFEGYEDTMGAEAVDVAREEALKA is encoded by the exons ATGAAGAGAGCAGCCCGCCTCGTCCCCGCCGTCTCCCAG CCCCTCCGCCCGTCCCCCCGGTTAGCGTACATCCTCAGGCCCACCCCCGGCCCCAGCTCGTCccccctcgccctccaTGCCGTCCGGTtcgcctccaccgccgttccccccgccgccgcccaGCCTCTAGAATCTCCCCAAGACGTGCCCCCCAATATCAGCTTTGAAGGCCTGGCGGATGAGGCCGACGGAGAGATCGAGCGGGCACTGGCAGAGAGCGACG CAAACCTTGCCACGTGGTTCCCTACTCTGTCCGGTCGACATGAACCGATCCTTTTGCCGGTCTCGTCCCTTGCGTCCTCTACTCCTACTCTCCCGTCCGGCAGT AACGTTGTCATTGCCCTTCCGCCCGACGTGTTTGCCCAACCTATTCGACGCGATATTCTCCATCGCTGCGTCGTCTGGTATCTCTCTCAACTGCGAAGC GGCACAAAATCTACCAAATCCCGTTCGACCGTCGCCTACTCTGGCCGAAAACTGATCCCTCAGAAAGGAACTGGTAAAGCCCGAGCTGGTGATGCTTCTTCTGGCACCCGACGCGGTGGTGCACCCATCCACCCCATCTTCCCCAAAAACTGGGCCCAAGCTCTTCCCCGTAAAGTCCGAGAACTTGGTATGCGTGTCGCGCTCTCCTCAAAGCTCAAGGCAGGACTGTTAAGGGTCGTTCCCAACTTGAATGAGGCTGGGTGGAAGGGGACAAATGAAGCGAAGAGAGCACTGGCGGACGCGCTCACGTTCCCCGAGGTCGAGGATTCAGAGATGCAAGCGACCAAAACTAATACGGAGCCTGTCGCCCAAGATGCCGTGCAAGCAGTCGAAAAGGTCAATGAGCTTGAGGGAACCGTTCCTGAAGCCACTTCCTCAGCGATTAAACCCGGATTCATTCCCCGATTTGGGCCCGCCAAAGACCTCtccgtcctcttcctctactCTCCCTTCAAGCCTTCTGACGAAATCGCCGACTTTGTTCGCGTCACGCGGAACATTCCTGGGGTCGAGGTATTGAGCACAGAAGAAGTACAAGTGTACGACATCCTCAAGTACCGGTGGTTGGTTATGGAAGGTGAAGCCGTGGACTGGTTCGGCGATGACGTCTTTGGTGTGGATGGATTTGAAGGTTATGAAGATACCATGGGTGCGGAAGCTGTTGACGTGGCTAGGGAAGAAGCTCTCAAGGCATAA
- a CDS encoding PRCDNA95, putative — translation MSSVQTFGKKKTATAVAHVTPGRGLIRLNGSPISLVEPVVLRYKVYEPVLVVGPERFANMDIRLRVKGGGHVSQLYALRQAIAKGVVAFYAKNEDAASAIELKKALVAYDRTLLVADPRRMEPKKFGGRGARARRQKSYR, via the exons ATGTCCTCCGTGCAGACATTCGGCAAAAAGAAG ACTGCCACGGCTGTGGCTCACGTCACTCCTGGCCGAGGCCTCATCCGACTTAACGGGTCCCCCATCTCCCTCGTCGAACC TGTCGTTCTCCGATACAAGGTCTACGAGCCCGTCCTCGTCGTTGGCCCCGAGAGGTTCGCCAACATGGACATCCGTCTCCGTGTCAAGGGTGGTGGTCACGTCTCTCAGCTCTACGCTCTCCGACAGGCTATCGCCAAGGGTGTCGTTGC CTTCTACGCCAAGAACGAGGATGCTGCCTCTGCTATcgagttgaagaaggctcTTGTTGCCTACGACCGAACTCTCCTCGTCGCCGACCCCAGGCGGATGGAGCCCAAGAAGTTCGGTGGTCGCGGTGCCCGTGCCAGGAGGCAAAAG TCTTACCGATAA